In Pseudomonadota bacterium, the following are encoded in one genomic region:
- the mqnC gene encoding dehypoxanthine futalosine cyclase, translating into MALGRDATTHELGWAADRRRRQLHPDNVVTYIVDRNINYTNVCTTSCRFCAFYRPVNHREGYVLSRDELASKIRETVDAGGVQILLQGGLNPELHLEWYEDLFRWMKRKFPIALHALSPEEILHLARLEDLPVEEVLKRLRAAGMDSLPGGGAEVLTDRVRRKIAAAKCTSLEWLEVMRSAHHLGMRSTATMMFGTADTLADRVLHLLKIRQLQDETEGFTAFICWDYQHEQGTRAVAGETGTVLYLRTQALARLVLDNVSNIQSSWVTQGPGIGQLALRFGANDMGSVMFEENVVSSAGTTFAMDAQQIERHARAAGFKVARRNMRYERLAEPC; encoded by the coding sequence ATGGCCCTGGGACGCGACGCCACTACCCACGAGCTGGGGTGGGCCGCGGATCGGCGGCGCCGACAGCTGCATCCGGACAACGTGGTCACCTACATCGTCGACCGCAACATCAACTACACCAACGTGTGTACGACCTCCTGCCGCTTCTGCGCGTTCTATCGCCCCGTCAACCACCGCGAGGGCTATGTCTTGTCGCGTGACGAGCTTGCCAGCAAGATTCGCGAAACCGTGGATGCCGGCGGAGTTCAGATTCTGTTGCAGGGAGGGCTCAACCCCGAGCTGCATCTCGAATGGTACGAGGACCTGTTTCGCTGGATGAAGCGGAAGTTTCCGATCGCCTTGCACGCACTGAGCCCCGAGGAGATTCTGCATCTGGCGCGCCTCGAGGATCTGCCCGTTGAGGAGGTGCTCAAGCGCCTGCGCGCGGCTGGCATGGATTCCCTGCCCGGCGGTGGCGCCGAAGTGCTTACGGACCGCGTCCGCCGCAAGATCGCGGCGGCGAAGTGCACCAGCCTCGAGTGGCTCGAAGTCATGCGCAGCGCGCACCACCTCGGCATGCGAAGCACGGCTACCATGATGTTCGGCACTGCGGACACACTGGCGGACCGCGTACTGCATCTTCTGAAGATCCGCCAACTGCAGGACGAAACCGAGGGATTCACCGCGTTCATCTGCTGGGACTACCAGCACGAGCAAGGCACGCGCGCCGTCGCGGGCGAAACGGGCACGGTGCTCTACTTGCGGACGCAGGCTCTCGCCCGCCTCGTACTGGACAACGTCAGCAATATCCAATCCTCCTGGGTCACGCAGGGTCCTGGCATAGGCCAGCTAGCGCTGCGCTTCGGCGCCAACGATATGGGAAGCGTCATGTTCGAAGAGAACGTGGTTTCCTCCGCAGGAACCACGTTCGCCATGGACGCGCAGCAAATCGAGCGTCACGCCCGCGCTGCCGGGTTCAAGGTGGCCAGACGCAATATGCGCTACGAACGCTTGGCCGAGCCCTGCTAA
- a CDS encoding BamA/TamA family outer membrane protein, which yields MAGQELARGAILLLAAALLLTAQARALDPTYEDRRLARLLHDEGFERHPRPEGKLIAFVRVFTRDVLTTDEPWPTFLNALHWITRESMVRRELLFAVGGRFRDARSEETMRNLRGLGIFSFVRIVAVRTASDTQVGVVVLTRDLWSLRLEQEFSGAGTRFNQLFLQAIERNLLGRNKRFAANFRLMPISYRIGQRYFDYRVWGGTLLLSQRAGLRFHRHSHAFEGGSVELSLLKPYYNLAQRFSCRLDVSAYRLIQRNIDSHGVRTWDDPATAAMEAIPVAYDDEGLEIGAAAGLRRGDRFKQSVSLGVGLSDRNVGFLPEPKLDQRQARAFAGRFFPRVRRQVFPSLGYSLWLTRFATLRNLGTFGRSENVRTGPSVQARLSLPLRHFGSSTSSMVVRGFLGWIGASDEALLELALAGSARLEDGRAINQLLDLSVRGATPPWFFGRLVARARVEARRHDTNNTWVTLGAENGLRGYGLRAFYGVGKSRMRFNLEYRTDPLVLLTVHAGFALFYDAGSLYSTLRNARMRHAAGLGLRLLFPQLNAYVFRFDLGLPLDRPGIGLLVSFGSSQMITLTAAEDASAAP from the coding sequence ATGGCTGGACAGGAACTAGCGCGCGGCGCGATCTTGTTGCTGGCAGCAGCCCTACTGCTCACCGCGCAAGCCCGAGCCCTGGATCCAACCTATGAGGACCGGCGTTTAGCCAGGTTGCTCCACGACGAGGGCTTCGAGCGCCATCCCCGCCCGGAAGGCAAGCTGATCGCGTTCGTTCGCGTCTTCACCCGCGACGTGCTGACCACAGACGAGCCTTGGCCCACGTTCCTCAACGCGTTGCACTGGATAACCCGCGAGTCCATGGTCCGGCGGGAGTTGTTGTTTGCAGTGGGAGGCCGCTTCCGGGACGCTCGCAGCGAGGAAACCATGCGCAACCTGCGTGGACTCGGGATCTTCTCGTTTGTACGGATCGTCGCGGTGCGAACCGCCAGCGACACCCAGGTCGGCGTTGTGGTCCTGACCAGGGACCTTTGGAGCCTGCGGCTGGAGCAGGAATTCTCGGGAGCGGGAACGCGTTTCAACCAACTGTTTCTTCAAGCAATCGAGCGCAATCTCCTCGGTCGAAACAAACGGTTTGCAGCAAACTTCCGCTTGATGCCCATCAGCTACCGGATCGGCCAGCGCTACTTCGACTACCGCGTCTGGGGCGGGACGTTGCTGCTGTCTCAGCGCGCGGGATTGCGCTTCCACCGGCACAGCCACGCCTTCGAAGGCGGCAGCGTCGAGTTGAGCCTGCTCAAGCCTTACTACAATCTTGCCCAGCGCTTTTCCTGTCGTCTCGACGTCAGCGCCTACCGCCTGATCCAACGCAACATCGACAGCCACGGTGTGAGGACCTGGGACGACCCGGCAACTGCAGCGATGGAGGCGATTCCAGTGGCCTACGACGACGAAGGGCTCGAAATCGGAGCCGCCGCCGGGTTGCGTCGCGGCGATCGGTTCAAGCAGTCCGTTTCCTTGGGCGTGGGTCTGTCCGATCGCAACGTCGGTTTCCTCCCCGAGCCCAAGCTCGACCAACGGCAGGCGCGCGCCTTTGCCGGCCGGTTCTTTCCCAGGGTTCGAAGACAGGTCTTCCCTTCCCTGGGCTATAGCCTGTGGCTGACCCGTTTCGCCACGCTGCGAAACCTCGGCACGTTTGGCCGCAGCGAGAACGTGCGCACCGGTCCCAGTGTCCAGGCCCGTCTCAGCCTTCCGCTGCGTCACTTTGGCTCATCCACGAGCTCCATGGTCGTGCGCGGATTCCTCGGCTGGATAGGCGCCTCCGACGAAGCCTTGTTGGAGCTCGCACTGGCAGGATCCGCGCGTCTCGAAGACGGTCGAGCCATAAATCAGCTGTTGGACCTGTCCGTGCGCGGCGCCACGCCTCCCTGGTTTTTCGGACGGCTGGTAGCACGGGCGCGAGTGGAAGCACGCCGGCACGATACCAACAACACTTGGGTTACGCTGGGTGCAGAAAACGGCCTCAGAGGCTATGGTCTGCGGGCTTTTTACGGGGTCGGCAAGAGCCGCATGCGCTTCAACCTGGAGTATCGAACCGACCCCTTGGTTCTGCTGACCGTGCACGCGGGCTTCGCGCTTTTCTACGACGCGGGCAGCCTGTACTCGACGCTGCGCAACGCCCGCATGCGCCATGCGGCAGGTCTTGGGCTGCGCCTGCTCTTTCCCCAGCTCAACGCCTACGTGTTCCGTTTCGATCTCGGCCTGCCGCTCGATCGGCCCGGCATCGGCCTGCTGGTCAGCTTCGGGAGCAGTCAGATGATCACGCTTACAGCCGCCGAAGACGCGTCTGCCGCACCCTAG